Proteins co-encoded in one Enterobacter sp. R4-368 genomic window:
- a CDS encoding response regulator: protein MLKTKKVLIADDHPIYLMGMRTLLAPLSAQYLIIDEARTADEVVAKLEQHATDILITDLSMPGERYNDGLALIQLLKRRWPDLLIIVVSMINNPGIQHSLLRLGVHRVLNKASLSTKLLQTLQALTSPAISPKTNTPQVDAVAQLEVKLTPKENEVLRLLLRGMTVNDISTRLNRTKQTVSAQKKSAMRKLGVTSEYELYQYLQQIGLTS, encoded by the coding sequence GTGTTGAAAACTAAAAAAGTGTTGATTGCTGATGATCATCCTATTTATTTAATGGGGATGAGAACGTTGCTCGCACCACTTTCCGCGCAATACCTCATCATTGATGAAGCCAGGACCGCCGATGAAGTTGTGGCAAAGCTGGAGCAACACGCAACCGATATTCTGATAACCGATCTCAGCATGCCCGGAGAACGATACAACGATGGTCTGGCGCTCATTCAATTATTAAAAAGACGCTGGCCAGATTTGCTGATAATTGTCGTTTCGATGATCAATAACCCCGGAATTCAGCACTCGTTACTCCGTCTCGGAGTGCACAGGGTATTAAATAAAGCCAGTTTGTCGACAAAGCTATTACAGACATTGCAAGCGCTCACCTCGCCTGCTATTTCCCCAAAAACGAATACGCCGCAAGTGGACGCTGTAGCGCAACTTGAGGTGAAGCTAACGCCAAAAGAGAATGAGGTGCTGCGCCTGTTACTGCGCGGTATGACAGTGAACGATATCAGTACCCGGCTTAACAGGACGAAACAAACCGTCAGCGCACAGAAAAAAAGTGCCATGCGTAAGCTGGGTGTCACCTCCGAGTACGAACTCTATCAATACTTACAGCAAATTGGATTAACAAGTTAA
- a CDS encoding response regulator transcription factor — MSINILIVDEHAIIRRGMTSMINSLKNSNLNTDKLDIDVIGDTNEQTELLDILASKKVDLLFLGYGLHTIKTGNPVSELDGVALVKWISSRYPNTKTIVLSPYNNTNLIRIALEAGAKGYISRNTSERTLWRAITTVLMDEVYIERGLMDSLFRRDALAPQELSTRESEVLRLLCRGLSLTTISKRMNISIKTVSAHKLRAMGKLNVRTDCQLYCLLFQTRMFDIAM, encoded by the coding sequence ATGTCCATTAATATTTTAATTGTGGATGAGCATGCAATTATACGTCGGGGAATGACCTCGATGATTAACTCACTAAAAAACAGCAATCTTAATACCGATAAACTTGATATCGACGTTATCGGTGATACCAATGAGCAAACAGAGCTTCTTGATATTCTCGCCAGTAAAAAAGTGGATCTTCTCTTTCTGGGTTATGGCCTGCACACCATTAAAACCGGTAACCCTGTGTCGGAGCTCGATGGCGTTGCGCTGGTGAAATGGATTTCAAGCCGTTATCCCAATACAAAAACTATCGTTTTATCTCCTTATAACAATACGAATCTTATTCGTATTGCGCTGGAGGCGGGTGCCAAAGGCTATATCAGCCGTAACACCAGCGAACGAACGCTCTGGCGTGCCATTACTACCGTGCTGATGGACGAAGTCTATATTGAACGAGGGCTAATGGATTCACTTTTCCGCCGCGATGCGCTGGCACCGCAGGAATTATCAACGCGCGAAAGTGAGGTTTTACGCTTACTATGCCGCGGGCTTTCGTTAACAACGATTTCCAAACGCATGAATATCAGTATTAAAACAGTCAGCGCACATAAACTCCGCGCCATGGGAAAACTAAATGTGCGAACGGATTGCCAGCTTTACTGTTTATTATTTCAGACGCGGATGTTTGATATCGCCATGTAA
- a CDS encoding Hpt domain-containing protein: MHGMQALLATYSAEQQRTLAQQLRFCSDLNIATVNISDAHDALSRHVWHALLVDLSENANSGVALVEKLLAAELAGELTLPPLLLACTDDEQAETESMLRLKGFDHILYFPLSEARLRCASQSRDMAQPELHELHKLANHQQPVIDAMLPKLLQALASDIQQLEIIARAGTLLQIARLAHRMKSSWYLLGMRRAIRCCIVMEQLPKLINEGVINQGSISKMRQRFISLMFKDYKQLVLLFG, translated from the coding sequence ATGCATGGAATGCAGGCACTACTTGCGACGTACAGTGCTGAACAGCAGCGCACTCTCGCCCAACAGCTGCGTTTTTGCAGTGATTTAAATATCGCTACTGTGAATATAAGCGATGCGCATGATGCGCTTTCCCGTCACGTCTGGCACGCGCTACTGGTCGATTTAAGCGAGAATGCAAATTCAGGTGTTGCGTTAGTTGAGAAGCTACTCGCAGCGGAACTGGCAGGAGAATTAACGCTACCTCCGTTATTACTGGCCTGCACAGACGATGAACAGGCAGAAACAGAATCAATGCTGCGTCTGAAAGGTTTCGATCATATTTTGTATTTTCCTTTATCTGAAGCGCGCTTACGCTGCGCATCTCAATCGAGGGATATGGCACAACCGGAACTGCATGAATTACATAAGCTGGCGAATCATCAGCAGCCAGTCATTGATGCAATGCTCCCTAAACTTTTGCAAGCGTTGGCCAGTGATATTCAACAACTCGAAATCATCGCGCGGGCTGGAACACTTCTTCAGATCGCCAGGCTTGCCCACCGAATGAAATCTTCCTGGTATCTTTTGGGAATGCGCCGGGCGATACGCTGCTGCATTGTGATGGAACAATTGCCGAAGTTGATTAATGAGGGAGTTATAAATCAAGGGAGTATTTCTAAAATGCGTCAGCGTTTTATTTCGCTCATGTTTAAAGATTATAAGCAACTGGTTTTATTATTTGGTTGA
- a CDS encoding ATP-binding protein has product MSSFIFHRIKWCIFLLSLLFTCCLVVNARPTNIAFYTADISGSIAAEKQIAQATSPVGSAVVNTFPVNNAGFAAQKSVFWQGGRRHIKVISLMMLAIVVISMLWIISLRRQVNQRIRMQQRLKEQLSCMSNMMFSVPWPVAVRNLRGELVSCNSRYLEEMNVTREEVYGKTVDVLPLPDFMIREFHRDYQRVITTDVPHMRDRLLMFNHSAQSRTVFYWIIPFHGSDGRNNGVLSGWIDMTERQEFIQQLNEARDEAVAANRAKTNFLSVMSHEIRTPLNAILGILELQIKQNVLAQQSQPMLEVAHDAAKNLLAVVGDILDISRIESGRMAIAPRKEELIALTRSVALLFKEATDQKQLTINMHVEGGDRCLLKIDPHRYKQILSNLLSNAVKFTRKGSIEVILKHEPAVEGMIAVSLTVKDTGIGITPEDQKRLFKPFTQLGSDKDASRLGSGLGLFICRTLCELMKGELTLESTPGVGTAVHVRLRLPAVAINPAELVSIAPVRRSSSGVKRVLIVDDYPPNLMLLRHQLEFLGHQVSEATNGEEALTLWLMTRNYDYILIDCNMPVMDGFTLAKLIRAEELRSAETRATLLGFTAIAQAEVVEQCIAAGMDGCLFKPCSQEVINKWIK; this is encoded by the coding sequence ATGTCTTCTTTTATTTTTCACCGTATTAAGTGGTGCATCTTTTTATTATCGCTCCTCTTTACTTGCTGCCTCGTAGTTAATGCTCGTCCGACAAATATCGCTTTTTATACAGCCGATATTTCCGGCAGCATAGCGGCAGAAAAGCAAATAGCTCAAGCAACGTCTCCTGTCGGGTCGGCAGTCGTGAACACGTTTCCGGTGAATAATGCTGGGTTTGCTGCGCAAAAGAGCGTGTTCTGGCAGGGCGGGCGTCGTCATATCAAGGTCATTAGCCTGATGATGTTGGCGATTGTTGTCATCTCGATGCTGTGGATTATTTCGCTCAGACGCCAGGTCAACCAGCGCATACGTATGCAGCAGCGGCTTAAAGAGCAACTCTCCTGCATGAGCAATATGATGTTTTCCGTCCCCTGGCCGGTTGCGGTGCGTAATCTACGCGGGGAGCTTGTCAGTTGTAATAGCCGCTATCTGGAAGAGATGAACGTCACGCGCGAAGAGGTGTATGGGAAAACCGTCGATGTTTTGCCTTTGCCGGATTTCATGATCCGCGAGTTTCACCGGGACTATCAACGGGTGATTACCACAGATGTCCCGCACATGCGTGACAGATTGCTGATGTTTAACCACTCTGCGCAATCACGCACTGTTTTTTACTGGATTATTCCTTTTCACGGGAGCGATGGCAGAAACAATGGTGTTTTAAGTGGCTGGATAGACATGACCGAGCGGCAGGAATTTATTCAGCAATTGAATGAAGCGAGGGATGAAGCCGTAGCGGCAAACCGGGCGAAGACGAATTTTCTCTCGGTGATGAGTCATGAAATTCGCACGCCGTTAAACGCAATCCTGGGCATTCTGGAACTGCAAATTAAACAGAATGTGCTGGCGCAACAGTCACAGCCCATGCTGGAAGTTGCGCACGATGCCGCAAAAAATTTACTCGCTGTCGTGGGGGATATCCTGGATATTTCACGGATTGAATCGGGCCGTATGGCAATAGCGCCGCGAAAAGAGGAGCTGATTGCGTTGACACGCTCGGTGGCGCTGTTATTCAAAGAGGCGACCGATCAAAAACAGCTAACTATTAATATGCACGTCGAAGGTGGCGATCGATGTCTGCTAAAAATTGACCCTCATCGTTATAAACAGATCCTTTCTAACTTGCTAAGTAATGCGGTTAAATTTACTCGCAAAGGTTCAATAGAGGTCATTCTAAAACATGAACCGGCTGTTGAGGGGATGATTGCGGTTTCGCTGACCGTTAAAGACACCGGCATTGGGATTACGCCCGAAGACCAAAAAAGGCTTTTTAAACCCTTCACCCAGTTGGGTTCCGATAAAGACGCCTCGCGGCTCGGCTCAGGGCTGGGGCTGTTTATCTGCCGTACCCTGTGTGAACTGATGAAAGGCGAATTAACGCTGGAAAGTACTCCTGGCGTAGGTACTGCGGTCCATGTGCGCTTGCGCCTGCCTGCTGTGGCGATAAATCCCGCTGAGCTCGTGTCGATTGCGCCAGTAAGGCGCTCATCTTCTGGCGTTAAACGGGTACTCATTGTTGATGATTATCCGCCGAACCTTATGTTGTTGCGTCATCAACTCGAATTTCTCGGTCATCAGGTCAGCGAAGCAACGAATGGAGAAGAAGCGCTAACCCTTTGGCTGATGACCCGCAATTACGATTACATACTGATTGATTGCAACATGCCGGTGATGGATGGTTTCACGCTTGCAAAGCTGATACGTGCGGAAGAGCTGCGCTCCGCAGAGACGCGTGCAACCCTGTTGGGGTTTACCGCCATTGCGCAAGCCGAGGTTGTTGAACAGTGCATCGCGGCAGGAATGGATGGCTGTTTGTTCAAGCCTTGCAGTCAGGAAGTTATCAATAAATGGATTAAATAA